In the genome of Calothrix sp. PCC 6303, the window AGTTTCTCAGTGGCTAACTGAAAATGGCTTTGCTCATGATTCACTGGATGCGGATAAAAAAGGCGTTGAGATCATCAAGGTAGAAGCTGACTTCTTATTACCCATCGCCACCGCATTATATGCCTATGGATTTAATTGCCTACAATGTCAATGTGGCATCGATTTAGGTTTGGGACAAGAATTGGTGAGTATGTATCACCTAATTAAAATTGGTGATAATGTCGATAACCCAGAAGAAGTACGCGTCAAAGTTTTCCTCCCCCGCGAAAATCCTGTAGTTCCTTCAGTTTACTGGATTTGGAAAACCGCAGACTGGCAAGAACGGGAATCTTACGACATGTACGGTATTATCTACGAGGGACATCCCAATTTGAAGCGGTTATTAATGCCGGAAGATTGGGTTGGTTATCCCCTACGTAAAGATTATATTTCGCCCGATTTCTATGAGTTACAAGACGCTTACTAATCAACGTAGATTATTTTGAGTGTCATTTGTGATTTAAGTTTAATCAAGGTAATTTTTTAGCCCCTCTAACCAACA includes:
- a CDS encoding NAD(P)H-quinone oxidoreductase subunit J; translation: MAEESKPVPSEEKTIVPAGKVSQWLTENGFAHDSLDADKKGVEIIKVEADFLLPIATALYAYGFNCLQCQCGIDLGLGQELVSMYHLIKIGDNVDNPEEVRVKVFLPRENPVVPSVYWIWKTADWQERESYDMYGIIYEGHPNLKRLLMPEDWVGYPLRKDYISPDFYELQDAY